From a region of the Mycolicibacterium sp. MU0050 genome:
- a CDS encoding sulfite exporter TauE/SafE family protein, which translates to MIALAIGLAVLVGVALGLLGGGGSILTVPLLAYVAGMDAKEAITTSLLVVGVTSAIGAISHARAGRVRWRIGLTFGAAGMVGAFGGGMLARFVPDRALLVAFAVMMAITAVAMLRGRKANTGADGREPRLPVSRVLVDGVAVGFVTGLIGAGGGFLIVPALVLLGGLPMQVAVGTSLVVITMNAVAGLAGHLTSIQIDWTVALGVTVAAVVGALIGARLTSLINPDALRKAFGWFVLAMSSVILAQEIDPRVGIAAAVLTAIAAAVTFVCARYVHCPLRRITGTPGPAPA; encoded by the coding sequence ATGATTGCGCTCGCGATCGGACTGGCCGTGCTCGTCGGCGTCGCCCTGGGGCTGCTCGGTGGCGGCGGCTCCATCCTGACCGTCCCCCTACTGGCCTACGTGGCGGGGATGGACGCCAAGGAGGCGATCACCACATCCCTACTGGTGGTTGGCGTCACCAGCGCAATCGGTGCGATCTCGCACGCGCGGGCCGGCCGGGTGCGCTGGCGTATCGGCCTGACCTTCGGCGCTGCGGGCATGGTCGGCGCGTTCGGCGGCGGAATGCTGGCGCGCTTCGTCCCCGACAGGGCCCTGCTCGTCGCATTTGCGGTCATGATGGCCATCACCGCCGTCGCCATGCTGCGGGGCCGGAAGGCGAACACCGGTGCCGACGGGCGCGAACCGAGGCTGCCGGTCTCCAGAGTCCTCGTCGACGGTGTGGCGGTGGGCTTCGTGACGGGCCTGATCGGAGCCGGTGGCGGCTTCCTGATCGTGCCGGCGCTCGTGCTGCTCGGCGGGTTGCCGATGCAGGTTGCGGTCGGAACCTCGCTGGTCGTGATCACCATGAATGCCGTCGCTGGTCTTGCCGGCCACCTGACGAGTATTCAGATCGACTGGACGGTGGCCCTGGGGGTGACCGTCGCGGCCGTGGTGGGCGCCCTGATCGGCGCGCGCCTGACTTCGTTGATCAACCCCGACGCGCTGCGGAAGGCCTTCGGCTGGTTCGTCCTGGCGATGTCCTCGGTGATCCTGGCGCAGGAGATCGACCCGCGCGTCGGCATCGCCGCCGCGGTGCTCACGGCGATCGCCGCGGCCGTCACGTTCGTCTGCGCCCGATACGTCCACTGCCCGCTGCGCCGGATCACCGGAACCCCCGGCCCCGCTCCGGCATGA
- a CDS encoding metal-sensitive transcriptional regulator produces the protein MVGDEDAIAAVLNRLRRAQGQLAGVISMIEQGRDCKDVVTQLAAVSKALDRAGFKIVATGLRECLTGEGADGQEPMTEGELEKLFLALA, from the coding sequence ATGGTTGGTGACGAAGACGCAATCGCCGCCGTGCTCAACCGGCTGCGGCGGGCCCAGGGCCAGCTCGCCGGGGTGATCTCGATGATCGAGCAGGGCCGCGACTGCAAGGACGTGGTGACCCAATTGGCCGCGGTATCCAAGGCTTTGGACCGGGCCGGATTTAAGATTGTCGCCACTGGGTTGCGGGAATGCCTGACCGGAGAAGGCGCTGACGGGCAAGAGCCGATGACCGAAGGCGAGTTGGAAAAGCTGTTCCTGGCGTTGGCCTGA
- a CDS encoding DUF302 domain-containing protein, translating into MSYALSTTLHTTFEDAVEKTRKALADQGFGILTEIDMKATLKAKLGEDMEDYLILGACNPPLAHRAVNADRQIGLLLPCNVTVRADTAAGSDAVIVDAMDPQVMVQLSDQPGIREVADEAAAKLRAAIDSL; encoded by the coding sequence ATGAGCTACGCACTGTCAACGACGCTGCACACCACGTTCGAGGATGCCGTCGAGAAGACGCGGAAGGCGCTGGCCGATCAGGGTTTCGGAATTCTGACCGAAATCGACATGAAGGCCACGCTGAAGGCCAAGCTGGGTGAGGACATGGAGGATTACCTGATCCTCGGCGCCTGCAATCCACCGTTGGCGCACCGCGCGGTCAACGCCGACCGGCAGATCGGATTGCTGTTGCCCTGCAACGTGACCGTCCGCGCCGACACCGCCGCCGGCAGCGACGCGGTGATCGTCGACGCGATGGACCCGCAGGTGATGGTTCAGCTTTCCGACCAACCGGGGATCCGCGAGGTGGCGGACGAGGCCGCGGCCAAGCTGCGGGCGGCGATCGACTCCCTGTGA
- a CDS encoding BatC protein, whose translation MALDDDDITTTPGEGGEGTADGGSNPEGQDGGADGTADAGEGTADGGSNPEGHDGGADGTADAGEGTADGGSNPDGHDGGADGTA comes from the coding sequence ATGGCACTGGACGACGACGACATCACCACCACCCCCGGCGAAGGCGGCGAGGGTACCGCTGACGGCGGCTCCAACCCCGAGGGCCAGGACGGCGGCGCCGACGGCACCGCGGACGCCGGCGAGGGCACCGCCGACGGTGGCTCCAACCCGGAAGGCCACGACGGCGGCGCCGACGGCACCGCGGACGCCGGCGAGGGCACCGCCGACGGTGGCTCCAACCCGGACGGCCACGACGGCGGCGCCGACGGAACGGCCTGA
- a CDS encoding cupin domain-containing protein, translating into MLNRCIATDPGTFASEYWDRKPLLSRSGELPRDFDDLLSAEMVDELIAERGVRSPFLRMAKEGDVLARDCYLGPAGFGAEITDQVDSAKVLGQFAAGATMVLQGLHRLWPPLIDFVRRAVDDLGRPVQANAYVTPPSNRGFAAHYDVHDVFVLQTAGEKRWIVHEPVHPHPLPSQPWTLHKAAIEQRVPEKPVIDTVLRPGDALYLPRGWVHSAQAQQTTSIHLTIGVSAVTRLDVVQAVVDQLASQAAFRESLPLAAHPADRDETLATVSKVLAETVTTLRDEAAVLGGDAAAGLIHRHAEQTRPVPVRPLASFRAAESTGPVAVCWRHGLTATIESSGERIVLRLPDRVMTFPAFCAQALRALHDGLIADADGLPGLDRADATVLIRRLLREAVVVPAVRG; encoded by the coding sequence ATGCTGAACCGCTGCATCGCCACCGACCCAGGCACCTTCGCCTCCGAGTATTGGGACCGCAAGCCGCTGCTGAGTCGGTCCGGCGAGTTGCCCCGCGACTTCGACGATCTGCTCTCGGCCGAGATGGTCGACGAGTTGATCGCCGAACGCGGGGTGCGCTCGCCCTTCCTCCGGATGGCCAAGGAGGGGGACGTCCTGGCCCGGGACTGTTACCTGGGGCCGGCCGGATTCGGCGCCGAGATCACCGATCAGGTGGATTCGGCCAAGGTGCTCGGGCAGTTCGCCGCCGGCGCGACCATGGTGCTGCAGGGCCTGCACCGGCTGTGGCCGCCGTTGATCGACTTCGTCCGCCGCGCCGTCGATGACCTGGGCCGTCCGGTGCAGGCCAACGCCTACGTCACGCCGCCGAGCAACCGGGGCTTCGCTGCGCACTACGACGTTCACGACGTCTTCGTGCTCCAGACGGCCGGGGAGAAGCGCTGGATCGTGCACGAACCGGTGCATCCGCACCCGCTGCCCTCGCAGCCGTGGACGTTGCACAAGGCCGCGATCGAGCAACGGGTGCCCGAGAAACCCGTCATCGACACGGTGCTGCGCCCGGGTGACGCGCTGTATCTGCCGCGCGGCTGGGTGCATTCTGCGCAGGCCCAGCAGACGACATCGATCCACCTGACCATCGGGGTATCGGCGGTCACCCGGCTCGACGTCGTGCAGGCCGTCGTCGACCAGTTGGCAAGCCAGGCGGCATTTCGGGAGTCGCTGCCGCTGGCCGCGCACCCCGCCGACCGAGATGAGACGCTCGCGACGGTGAGCAAGGTGTTGGCGGAAACCGTCACCACGCTGCGCGACGAAGCGGCGGTGCTCGGCGGCGACGCCGCAGCGGGCTTGATCCACCGGCACGCCGAGCAGACCCGCCCGGTGCCGGTCCGGCCGCTGGCCTCGTTCCGCGCCGCCGAGTCCACCGGTCCGGTGGCCGTATGTTGGCGCCACGGTTTGACCGCCACCATCGAAAGTTCCGGTGAGCGCATCGTTCTGCGCCTACCCGACCGGGTGATGACCTTCCCGGCCTTCTGCGCTCAGGCACTGCGCGCCCTGCACGACGGGCTCATCGCCGATGCGGACGGGCTGCCCGGTCTCGACCGAGCGGACGCGACGGTGCTGATCCGCCGGCTGCTGCGGGAGGCGGTCGTGGTCCCGGCGGTCCGCGGATGA
- a CDS encoding sucrase ferredoxin — MTAPDRLPCSDQSLARNDPIYGTASAGHSWLLLELPGAWGHSAFLQSPSIIDPELGRAVVRRAEKAGMRIAAIRRHGRRAPTPRWRWFIAHSDIGSEALYHGEVDGPRDYLDVALDGTDGTVSEQPLVAICAHGKHDQCCAVRGRGATAAISAAYPEITWECSHLGGDRFAATMLILPEGLCYGRVDSTDSAGLVRLYLEGRLDNEFLRGRTSVPHAAQAAQYFVRAKSGDDRIIGLPPLEVERGEGRVRVVLSGESGPIEVIVNEEHSEPLLSQCSAKHPGRVRVYTLASITAL, encoded by the coding sequence ATGACGGCCCCCGACCGGTTGCCGTGCAGCGATCAGTCGCTGGCCCGCAACGACCCGATCTATGGGACGGCATCGGCGGGGCACTCCTGGCTGTTACTGGAATTGCCCGGCGCGTGGGGACATTCGGCGTTCCTTCAGTCCCCGTCGATCATCGACCCCGAGCTGGGGCGCGCCGTCGTGCGACGAGCCGAGAAGGCCGGCATGCGGATCGCGGCGATTCGCCGCCACGGCCGCCGCGCGCCGACCCCGAGGTGGCGCTGGTTCATCGCCCACTCCGACATCGGCAGTGAGGCGCTGTACCACGGAGAGGTGGACGGACCGCGCGATTACCTGGACGTCGCCCTCGACGGCACCGACGGCACGGTGTCCGAACAACCACTGGTCGCGATCTGCGCCCACGGCAAGCACGATCAGTGCTGCGCGGTGCGGGGCCGCGGCGCCACCGCGGCCATCTCCGCCGCCTACCCCGAAATCACCTGGGAATGTTCACATCTCGGCGGCGACCGGTTTGCGGCTACCATGCTGATTCTGCCCGAGGGCTTGTGCTACGGGCGCGTCGACTCCACCGATTCGGCCGGCTTGGTGCGGTTGTATCTCGAGGGACGCCTGGACAACGAGTTCCTCCGGGGCCGCACCTCGGTGCCGCATGCGGCGCAGGCCGCGCAATATTTCGTCCGCGCGAAAAGCGGTGACGACCGCATAATCGGCCTGCCTCCGTTGGAGGTCGAACGCGGCGAGGGGCGTGTCCGGGTGGTGCTCAGCGGCGAGTCCGGGCCCATCGAGGTCATCGTGAACGAGGAACACTCCGAACCGCTGCTGTCCCAATGCAGTGCCAAGCATCCAGGCCGGGTGCGGGTCTACACCCTGGCGTCGATCACGGCGCTGTGA
- a CDS encoding heavy metal-associated domain-containing protein, which produces MISTIYRVVGMDRPADARAVKDSLSAVPGIGGIATEIVPGGDSKVILKHKADVVLDRSAIEAALRKAGRYTLS; this is translated from the coding sequence ATGATCAGCACCATCTATCGGGTCGTGGGCATGGATCGCCCCGCCGATGCCCGCGCGGTCAAGGACAGCCTCAGCGCTGTGCCCGGCATCGGCGGCATCGCCACCGAGATCGTTCCCGGCGGGGATTCGAAGGTGATTCTCAAGCACAAGGCCGACGTCGTGTTGGACCGGTCGGCGATTGAGGCGGCCCTTCGCAAGGCCGGCCGCTACACGCTGTCCTGA
- a CDS encoding molybdopterin-dependent oxidoreductase — protein MDPDFPLWLRTTHLLNFVLIGILLRSGWEILSSLPRLWWRNDCKPGTEWIKFTRRRVPAEEGVYTSLMDERSASPLLTLPGHKNVGLGRHWHALGTTLWLLNGLVYVGLLFGTGLWRRIVPTSWDVIPDALDSLRIYLGFGVPSIEHFQPYDALQMIAYTGVVFVVAPVLILTGIAMSPAVRSRFPWYVKAWGGHQGARSIHFLGMVVMVLFTVMHVGLVFLVHPEYNLPHMVFGVTDPSRHAQAFTIAIATIAAVIGFWIALSYLTLADRVRAQKWLVALTEPVRKIALGWMKPRMGRQRSYTEKDVSEYHWTNGLPPTEDESVEWLAHRDNDFRDWRLEVGAEMSDRRLQLSLADLRALPKTEYVAVHSCMQGWTATSKWGGVRLREVLDLFGPRPEGTNYVMVTSHGLAQEMIDHRPREPFYAVLSLDLVAEDDTILAYERNDRPLEIHLGAPLRLRVESNHGYKMVKWIKSIEWIADYANYGDGRGGTREDAALQAFNGRI, from the coding sequence TTGGACCCGGACTTTCCGCTCTGGTTGCGGACGACCCACCTCCTCAACTTCGTGCTGATCGGCATTCTTCTTCGCAGCGGCTGGGAAATCCTCTCCTCCCTGCCCAGATTGTGGTGGCGCAACGACTGCAAGCCCGGGACCGAATGGATCAAATTCACCCGCCGCCGCGTCCCGGCGGAGGAGGGGGTCTACACCTCCCTCATGGACGAGCGCAGCGCAAGTCCACTGCTGACGTTGCCCGGCCACAAGAACGTGGGCCTGGGCCGACACTGGCACGCCCTGGGCACGACGCTGTGGCTGCTCAACGGCCTCGTCTACGTGGGGTTGCTGTTCGGCACCGGGTTATGGCGGCGCATTGTCCCGACCTCCTGGGACGTGATCCCCGACGCGCTGGACTCGCTGAGGATCTACCTCGGCTTCGGGGTGCCGTCGATCGAACACTTCCAGCCTTATGACGCGTTGCAGATGATCGCCTACACCGGAGTGGTATTCGTGGTGGCGCCGGTGCTGATCCTGACCGGGATTGCGATGTCGCCGGCCGTGCGCTCACGATTTCCGTGGTACGTGAAGGCCTGGGGCGGGCATCAGGGCGCTCGTTCGATCCACTTCCTCGGCATGGTGGTGATGGTCCTGTTCACCGTGATGCATGTGGGCCTGGTGTTTCTCGTCCATCCCGAATACAACCTGCCGCACATGGTTTTCGGTGTCACCGACCCGAGCCGCCATGCGCAGGCCTTCACCATCGCCATCGCCACCATCGCGGCGGTGATCGGCTTCTGGATCGCGTTGAGCTACCTCACCCTTGCGGACCGAGTCCGAGCCCAGAAATGGTTGGTCGCACTCACCGAACCGGTGCGCAAGATCGCGCTGGGCTGGATGAAGCCCCGAATGGGCCGGCAACGTAGCTACACCGAGAAGGACGTCTCGGAGTATCACTGGACCAACGGCCTGCCGCCGACAGAGGACGAATCGGTGGAATGGCTGGCCCACCGCGACAACGATTTCCGAGACTGGCGCCTGGAGGTGGGCGCTGAGATGTCCGACCGGAGGCTGCAGCTGAGCCTCGCAGACCTGCGGGCCCTGCCGAAGACGGAGTACGTCGCCGTGCATTCCTGCATGCAGGGCTGGACCGCCACCTCGAAGTGGGGTGGGGTCCGGTTGCGGGAGGTCCTCGACTTGTTCGGTCCGCGGCCAGAGGGGACGAACTACGTGATGGTCACCTCCCACGGACTGGCCCAGGAGATGATCGATCACCGCCCGCGCGAGCCGTTCTATGCGGTGCTGTCACTGGATCTGGTGGCCGAGGACGACACCATCCTGGCGTACGAGCGCAACGACCGCCCCCTGGAGATTCACCTCGGGGCGCCGCTGCGGCTGCGCGTGGAATCGAACCACGGGTACAAGATGGTCAAGTGGATCAAGTCGATCGAGTGGATCGCCGACTATGCCAACTACGGCGACGGCCGGGGCGGTACCCGCGAGGACGCCGCGTTGCAGGCGTTCAATGGCCGAATCTGA
- the cobM gene encoding precorrin-4 C(11)-methyltransferase, protein MHAVQFVGAGPGAADLLTLRAGRLLAEADVVLYPGTYLDPEVLETCSPEADLVDTQDLDLDDIVGRMVSAQRAGRRVVRLVSGDPSLYSAVFEQTRRLDAEQVPWDVTPGVPAYAAAAARVGHELTVPLVTQSVVLTRTQQRSTAMPEAESLAAFAATGATLVLHLAITRTREVMAEVVAAYGPDCPVVVVYRASQPEELVLRGTVADIADQVEAAGLRQAAVILVGRALAERADPRAGESYLYDPRRDRTRRGDGERR, encoded by the coding sequence ATGCACGCGGTCCAGTTCGTCGGAGCAGGCCCCGGCGCCGCGGACCTGCTGACGCTGCGCGCCGGCCGACTGCTCGCCGAGGCCGACGTGGTGCTCTACCCCGGCACCTACCTCGACCCGGAGGTGCTCGAAACCTGCTCGCCGGAAGCCGATTTGGTGGACACCCAGGACCTCGACCTCGACGACATCGTCGGCCGGATGGTCTCCGCGCAGCGGGCGGGCCGTCGGGTGGTCCGACTGGTCTCCGGCGACCCGTCGCTCTACAGCGCGGTGTTCGAGCAGACCCGCCGCCTCGACGCCGAGCAGGTGCCGTGGGACGTGACGCCGGGGGTCCCGGCGTACGCGGCCGCCGCGGCCCGCGTCGGCCACGAACTCACCGTGCCACTGGTCACGCAGTCGGTGGTGCTGACCCGCACCCAGCAGCGTTCCACCGCCATGCCCGAGGCCGAGTCGTTGGCGGCGTTCGCCGCCACCGGCGCGACCCTGGTGCTGCACCTGGCCATCACCCGCACCCGCGAGGTGATGGCCGAGGTGGTGGCGGCGTACGGCCCGGACTGCCCCGTGGTGGTGGTGTACCGGGCATCGCAGCCCGAGGAACTGGTACTGCGCGGCACGGTCGCCGACATCGCCGACCAGGTGGAGGCGGCCGGCCTGCGTCAGGCCGCGGTGATCCTGGTGGGCCGCGCCCTGGCCGAACGGGCGGACCCGCGGGCCGGCGAAAGCTACCTCTACGACCCGCGCCGGGACCGGACCCGCCGCGGCGACGGTGAGCGGCGATGA
- the bluB gene encoding 5,6-dimethylbenzimidazole synthase, whose amino-acid sequence MNAPPSVAALYDIIHRRRDTRREFTGAPIESEVLERILAAAHAAPSVGMSQPWDFVLVRAPETLVTFREHVATERRAFAETLDGERAETFAKIKIEGICESGLGVVVGYDPTRGGPRILGRHAIDDAGLYSVICAIQNLWLAATAEGLGVGWVSFYREEFLRALVGMPEHVRPVAWLCVGHVAELPEVPDLERYGWRSRTPLSTVVHQERYPSR is encoded by the coding sequence ATGAACGCACCGCCGAGCGTCGCGGCCCTCTACGACATCATTCACCGCCGGCGTGACACCCGTCGCGAATTCACCGGCGCTCCCATCGAATCCGAGGTGCTCGAGCGGATCCTCGCCGCGGCGCACGCCGCACCGTCGGTCGGGATGTCGCAGCCGTGGGACTTCGTGCTGGTGCGCGCCCCGGAAACGCTGGTCACCTTCCGTGAGCACGTGGCCACCGAGCGGCGCGCGTTCGCCGAGACGTTGGACGGCGAACGGGCCGAGACGTTCGCCAAGATCAAGATCGAGGGCATCTGCGAATCAGGGCTGGGCGTCGTCGTCGGGTACGACCCCACCCGCGGCGGCCCGCGGATCCTCGGCCGGCACGCCATCGACGACGCCGGCCTGTACTCGGTGATCTGCGCCATCCAGAACCTGTGGTTGGCCGCGACCGCGGAAGGCCTTGGCGTCGGCTGGGTTTCGTTCTACCGCGAGGAGTTCCTGCGCGCGTTGGTGGGGATGCCCGAACACGTCCGCCCGGTCGCGTGGCTGTGCGTCGGCCACGTCGCGGAGCTGCCCGAGGTGCCCGATCTGGAGCGCTACGGCTGGCGCAGCCGCACCCCGCTGTCCACGGTGGTGCATCAGGAGCGCTATCCCTCGCGTTGA
- the cbiE gene encoding precorrin-6y C5,15-methyltransferase (decarboxylating) subunit CbiE — translation MAVADVHLTVIGIGADGWAGLAETARALLQEADVVLGAPRQLDLLPQIAGQRRAPWPSPLRDALPAFIDSHATGRVVALASGDPMVSGIGTTLVDLLGADRVTVLPHVSSPALARSRLGWSAESTAVVSVVGRDVHAVLRQLAPGRRVLVLSSDENTPGELAALLAARGYGGSRMVVLGDLGGAAETRVETTPATFTGPAPRLNIVALELSGPLETGWATGLPDELFEHDGQLTKRDLRAAALARLLPVPGQLLWDVGAGAGSVGIEWMRAHPTCRTVAVEADPARAERIGRNARALGVPGLQVVPGTAPGALAGLPAPDAVFIGGGATRPGVLEACLAVLAPAGRLVVHGVTVETEMLLGRCHAEHGGELTRIHVERAAPVGSFTGWTPGRAVTQWAFAKR, via the coding sequence GTGGCCGTCGCTGATGTGCATCTCACCGTGATCGGGATCGGCGCCGACGGCTGGGCCGGACTCGCCGAGACCGCCCGCGCACTCCTCCAGGAAGCCGACGTGGTGCTCGGGGCGCCGCGGCAACTCGACCTGCTGCCGCAGATCGCCGGGCAGCGGCGGGCGCCGTGGCCGTCGCCGCTGCGCGATGCGCTGCCGGCGTTCATCGACTCGCACGCCACCGGCCGCGTCGTCGCGCTGGCCTCCGGTGACCCAATGGTCAGCGGCATCGGGACCACCCTGGTCGACCTGCTCGGCGCGGACCGGGTGACCGTGCTGCCGCACGTCTCCTCGCCGGCCCTGGCCCGTTCCCGCCTCGGCTGGTCGGCGGAGTCCACCGCGGTGGTCAGCGTCGTGGGCCGCGACGTCCACGCCGTCTTGCGACAGCTGGCCCCGGGCCGCCGGGTCCTGGTGCTCTCCTCGGACGAGAACACGCCGGGCGAGCTGGCCGCGCTGCTCGCCGCCCGCGGCTACGGCGGCAGTCGGATGGTGGTGCTGGGGGACCTGGGCGGCGCCGCCGAGACCCGCGTCGAGACCACGCCCGCGACCTTCACCGGACCGGCGCCGCGCCTCAACATCGTCGCCCTGGAACTCTCCGGCCCACTCGAGACCGGTTGGGCCACCGGCCTTCCCGACGAACTGTTCGAGCACGACGGGCAGCTGACCAAGCGCGACCTGCGGGCCGCGGCGCTGGCCCGGTTGCTGCCGGTACCGGGCCAGCTGCTCTGGGATGTCGGCGCCGGTGCGGGATCGGTGGGCATCGAATGGATGCGCGCCCACCCGACCTGCCGGACCGTGGCCGTGGAAGCCGACCCGGCCCGAGCCGAGCGCATCGGCCGCAACGCCCGCGCGTTGGGCGTGCCGGGGCTGCAGGTGGTGCCCGGCACCGCGCCCGGCGCACTGGCCGGTCTGCCGGCCCCGGACGCGGTCTTCATCGGCGGCGGCGCCACCCGGCCGGGGGTGCTCGAGGCGTGCCTTGCCGTGCTGGCGCCGGCGGGGCGGCTGGTGGTGCACGGAGTGACGGTGGAGACAGAAATGCTGCTCGGGCGGTGCCACGCCGAGCACGGCGGGGAGCTGACCCGCATCCACGTGGAACGCGCCGCGCCGGTCGGATCCTTCACCGGGTGGACGCCGGGGCGCGCGGTCACCCAGTGGGCGTTCGCCAAACGCTGA
- the cobO gene encoding cob(I)yrinic acid a,c-diamide adenosyltransferase, producing the protein MPQGQPSVVPDDQLTTRQRRNRPLLMVHTGDGKGKSTAAFGLALRGWNQGFRIGVFQFVKSAKWRIGEQTVLERLGALHTETGEGGPVEWHKMGSGWSWSRKAGSEADHAADAAEGWAEIKRRLAEEAHQLYILDEFTYPINWGWVDVDDVVSTLANRPGHQHVVITGRRADPKLTEIADLVTEMRNVKHPMDAGQKGQRGIEW; encoded by the coding sequence ATGCCGCAGGGACAGCCGTCGGTGGTCCCCGACGATCAGTTGACCACCCGCCAGCGCCGGAATCGGCCGCTGCTGATGGTCCACACCGGCGACGGCAAGGGCAAGTCGACCGCGGCCTTCGGGCTGGCGCTGCGGGGCTGGAACCAGGGCTTTCGCATCGGGGTCTTCCAGTTCGTGAAATCGGCGAAGTGGCGGATCGGCGAGCAGACCGTCCTGGAGCGCCTCGGCGCGCTGCACACCGAGACCGGCGAGGGCGGGCCCGTCGAATGGCACAAGATGGGTTCGGGCTGGTCGTGGAGCCGCAAGGCGGGCTCGGAGGCCGATCACGCGGCCGATGCGGCCGAGGGCTGGGCCGAGATCAAGCGGCGGCTGGCCGAGGAAGCACACCAGTTGTACATCCTCGACGAGTTCACCTACCCCATCAACTGGGGTTGGGTCGACGTCGACGACGTCGTGAGCACCCTCGCGAACCGGCCCGGGCATCAACACGTGGTCATCACCGGCCGGCGGGCCGACCCGAAGCTCACCGAGATCGCCGACCTGGTGACCGAGATGCGCAACGTCAAACATCCGATGGACGCCGGCCAGAAGGGGCAGCGCGGCATCGAGTGGTAG
- a CDS encoding ISL3 family transposase, which yields MQNASLWRAVLGVENAVVEDVEFDEQTQAFVAHVRPRRPRQGRCGICGSKASWYDRGQGRRQWRGLDIGTVQVFLEAEAPRVNCAVHGPTVRQIPWARHGAGHTRSFDQQVAWLATQCSKSAITELMRIAWRTVGSIITRVWADTAAGIDPLAGLTRIGIDEISYKRRHKYLTVVVDHDTGHLVWASPGRDRATVRAFFDALEASGPGRCAQIAHVTADGAPWIADVVRERCPDAVRCADPFHVVGWAAEALDAVRREAWHNARRAGHTRPHGWAHGRRATVSTGAAQKLRRARYPLWKNPENLTERQQAKLDWIAKTDPRLYRAYLLKEGLRTVFKLPVDQAAEALDKWIGWARRCRIESFLTLQRRIVGHREQILASIEHGLSNGLIESVNTKIRLITRMAFGFANPDPLIALAMLSLGGHRPALPGRP from the coding sequence GTGCAGAACGCCAGCTTATGGCGCGCGGTGTTGGGCGTCGAGAACGCGGTGGTCGAAGATGTCGAGTTCGACGAGCAGACGCAGGCATTCGTGGCCCATGTCCGGCCGCGGCGGCCGCGTCAGGGTCGATGCGGAATCTGCGGATCGAAGGCCTCCTGGTACGACCGTGGTCAAGGGCGGCGGCAATGGCGAGGGCTCGACATCGGTACCGTTCAGGTGTTCTTGGAGGCCGAGGCTCCCCGGGTCAACTGTGCTGTCCACGGGCCCACGGTGCGACAAATCCCTTGGGCCCGCCACGGCGCTGGACATACCCGCTCGTTCGACCAGCAGGTGGCCTGGCTGGCCACCCAATGCTCCAAGAGCGCGATCACCGAACTGATGCGAATCGCCTGGCGCACAGTCGGATCGATCATCACCCGAGTATGGGCTGATACCGCCGCCGGGATAGACCCCCTGGCCGGCCTGACCCGGATCGGCATCGATGAGATCTCCTACAAACGTCGCCACAAGTACCTGACCGTCGTGGTCGATCACGACACCGGCCACCTGGTGTGGGCCAGCCCGGGCCGCGACCGCGCGACCGTGCGCGCGTTCTTCGATGCGCTGGAAGCCTCCGGGCCAGGGCGCTGCGCTCAGATCGCCCATGTCACCGCTGACGGAGCTCCCTGGATCGCCGATGTCGTTCGCGAACGCTGCCCCGATGCGGTCCGCTGCGCGGACCCGTTTCACGTCGTCGGTTGGGCCGCCGAAGCCCTCGATGCGGTACGCCGCGAGGCCTGGCACAACGCCCGCCGCGCCGGACATACCCGTCCACACGGATGGGCCCATGGCCGCCGCGCCACAGTGTCCACCGGGGCGGCACAGAAACTCCGGCGCGCCCGATATCCGCTGTGGAAGAACCCAGAAAACCTCACCGAGCGCCAACAGGCCAAGCTGGACTGGATCGCCAAGACCGACCCCCGCCTGTACCGCGCCTACCTGCTCAAAGAAGGCCTACGGACCGTCTTCAAACTGCCCGTCGACCAAGCCGCCGAAGCCCTGGACAAGTGGATCGGCTGGGCACGGCGCTGCCGCATCGAATCGTTCCTCACCCTGCAGCGTCGCATCGTTGGCCACCGCGAGCAGATCCTCGCCTCCATCGAACATGGCTTATCCAACGGCCTCATCGAGTCGGTCAACACCAAGATCCGTCTCATCACCCGCATGGCCTTCGGCTTCGCGAACCCCGACCCCCTGATCGCACTGGCCATGCTCTCCCTAGGAGGACACCGACCAGCCCTGCCAGGCCGCCCATGA